In the Gossypium raimondii isolate GPD5lz chromosome 9, ASM2569854v1, whole genome shotgun sequence genome, one interval contains:
- the LOC105800773 gene encoding E3 ubiquitin-protein ligase UPL6 isoform X1 has translation MFFSGDPTTRKRVDLGGRSSKERDRQKLLEQTRLERNRRLWLRQQNSAALKIQKYFRGRKVVEVERAKVREQFYKNYGQHCHHVDRHCFGPDSEFLRQLIFFVNAWNMNDFSVLVETCRFIQHFVRESGDVVELFAGTDYLSNHSLVVYRLKRLSFACIQAIHHNRNQLKDQLLMTGEEPSASTAILLQALVLILDPKLPWACKTVGYLLQRNVFSLFREVILTAKENINANGSFGKVSALEHVLACMISHVGQSPCICTNVDPQWSFSFQILTIPFLWKKFPYLKEVFASRSLTQYYTNQMALCVQNHANVLPTDMLNEFPGYACILGNILETTGAALSQPDCSFEMALDLAAVTTFLLEALPPIKSSSRESSTVGEDDMIIGDESVEIVLDDNLQQQITNAIDSRFLVQLTNVLFGGISTAHGSHNEVPDDKEVAAVAAACAFLHVTFNTLPLERIMTVLAYRTELVPVLWNFMKRCHQNQKWSSLPERFSYLLGDAPGWLLPLSVFCPVYKHMLMIVDNEEFYEQEKPLSLKDVRCLIVILRQALWQILWVNPSAHPSSGKFISNTSGHKKHPVEAIQSRVGTVASELLSQLQDWNNRRQFTPPSDFHADGVNDYFISQAVMEGTKAHDILKQAPFLIPFTSRVKIFTSQLASVRHRQEAHGVFTRNRFRIRRDHILEDAYNQMSALSEEDLRGLIRVTFVNEFGVEEAGIDGGGIFKDFMENITRAAFDVQYGLFKETADHLLYPNPGSGMIHEQHLQFFHFLGSLLAKAMFEGILVDIPFATFFLSKLKQKYNYLNDLPSLDPELYRHLIFLKHYKEDISGLELYFVIVNNEYGEQTEEELLPGGKNIRVTNENVITFIHLVSNHRLNFQIRQQSTHFLRGFQQLMRKEWIDMFNEHELQLLISGSLDSLDVDDLRQNTNYAGGYHGEHYVIDMFWEVLKSFSLENQKKFLKFVTGCSRGPLLGFKYLEPLFCIQRAAGSASEEALDRLPTSATCMNLLKLPPYGSKEQLETKLLYAINADAGFDLS, from the exons ATGTTCTTCTCGGGTGATCCGACTACTCGGAAACGGGTTGATTTGGGCGGTCGGAGCTCCAAAGAGAGAGATAGGCAGAAACTTCTTGAGCAAACGCGTTTGGAACGCAACCGCCGTCTTTGGTTGCGCCAGCAAAATTCTGCAGCTCTCAAGATTCAG AAATACTTCAGAGGGAGAAAGGTAGTGGAAGTTGAACGAGCCAAGGTGCGAGAGCAGTTCTACAAAAATTATGGACAGCACTGCCATCATGTAGACAG GCATTGTTTTGGTCCAGACTCAGAGTTTCTCCGCCAGCTAATTTTCTTTGTCAATGCATGGAATATGAATGATTTTTCTGTTCTTGTTGAGACTTGCCGATTCATTCAGCATTTTGTTCGAGAAAGTG GGGATGTCGTGGAACTCTTTGCAGGCACAGACTACTTATCCAATCATTCTTTGGTTGTCTACAGGTTGAAGCGACTCTCATTTGCTTGCATTCAGGCTATACATCACAACAG AAATCAATTGAAAGATCAACTGTTGATGACGGGAGAGGAGCCTAGTGCATCAACAGCCATATTGCTTCAAGCATTGGTTTTGATATTAGACCCTAAACTGCCATGGGCTTGTAAGACAGTTGGTTATCTCTTGCAAAGAAATGTATTCTCTCTGTTTAGAGAAGTTATTTTAACTGCAAAG GAAAACATAAATGCTAATGGTTCTTTTGGGAAAGTATCTGCGTTAGAGCATGTGCTTGCTTGTATGATTTCTCATGTTGGTCAGAGTCCATGTATTTGCACAAATGTGGATCCCCAGTGGAGTTTCTCATTCCAAATTCTTACAATCCCTTTCTTATGGAAAAAATTCCCATACTTAAAAGAG gTTTTTGCTTCTCGGAGCTTGACCCAATACTACACTAATCAGATGGCTTTGTGTGTGCAAAACCATGCTAATGTACTTCCCACTGATATGTTGAATGAGTTTCCTGGTTATGCCTGCATTCTTGGTAATATATTAGAAACAACAGGTGCTGCTTTATCTCAGCCCGACTGCTCATTTGAAATG GCCTTAGACCTTGCAGCAGTTACAACATTCTTATTGGAAGCTCTTCCTCCTATAAAATCTTCAAGCAGAGAAA GTTCTACAGTTGGGGAGGATGACATGATAATTGGTGATGAATCAGTGGAAATTGTTTTGGATGATAATTTGCAACAGCAGATAACAAATGCTATTGATTCACGTTTTCTTGTGCAATTG ACTAATGTGTTATTTGGAGGGATTTCCACTGCCCATGGTTCACATAATGAAGTCCCAGATGATAAGGAGGTGGCAGCTGTTGCAGCTGCGTGTGCTTTTTTGCATGTTACATTCAATACTTTACCTCTAGAGAGAATCATGACTGTTCTAGCATATAGAACTGAACTTGTTCCAGTGCTTTGGAATTTTATGAAGCGATGTCATCAAAATCAAAAGTGGTCGTCCTTGCCTGAGCGCTTTTCATATCTTCTGGGAGATGCACCTGGTTGGCTGCTACCTCTGTCTGTTTTTTGTCCAGTGTACAA GCACATGCTTATGATAGTTGATAATGAGGAGTTCTATGAGCAGGAGAAGCCTCTGTCTTTGAAGGATGTCAGATGCCTAATTGTCATTCTGAGACAG GCTTTGTGGCAGATCCTATGGGTGAATCCTTCAGCTCACCCCAGTTCTGGGAAATTCATCTCCAACACTTCTGGTCATAAGAAGCACCCTGTTGAAGCTATTCAAAGTAGGGTTGGTACTGTAGCCTCTGAGCTGCTATCCCAG TTGCAAGATTGGAATAACCGGCGGCAGTTCACTCCCCCTAGTGACTTCCATGCTGATGgtgtaaatgactattttatttcTCAG GCTGTAATGGAAGGCACAAAAGCGCATGACATATTGAAGCAAGCACCTTTCTTGATTCCATTCACTAGCAGAGTTAAAATATTCACT TCACAACTAGCCTCAGTCAGGCATAGACAAGAGGCTCATGGTGTTTTTACCAGAAACCGGTTCAGAATACGAAGGGATCATATTCTGGAAGATGCGTATAATCAGATGAGTGCATTATCCGAAGAGGATCTTAGAGGACTG ATTCGTGTAACATTTGTCAATGAATTTGGAGTGGAGGAAGCTGGTATTGATGGCGGTGGAATTTTCAAAGATTTTATGGAGAATATTACTCGAGCTGCATTTGACGTGCAGTATGGGTTATTTAAG GAAACAGCTGATCACCTTTTATACCCAAATCCTGGATCAGGAATGATACATGAACAACACCTCCAATTTTTCCATTTCTTGGGATCACTCCTTGCTAAG GCCATGTTTGAAGGAATTCTTGTAGATATACCATTTGCAACATTCTTCCTGAgcaaattgaaacaaaa GTACAACTATTTAAATGATTTGCCTTCCTTGGACCCTGAGTTATATCGTCACCTTATTTTCTTGAAG CATTATAAAGAGGACATTTCAGGGTTGGAGCTCTACTTTGTAATTGTGAATAATGAATATGGAGAGCAAACAGAAGAAGAGCTGCTTCCAGGAGGCAAAAACATTCGTGTTACTAATGAGAATGTTATCACATTTATTCACCTTGTATCTAACCACCGATTGAATTTTCAG ATACGACAACAAAGTACACATTTCCTTAGGGGATTTCAGCAACTTATGCGGAAAGAGTGGATTGATATGTTTAATGAACATGAGTTGCAG CTTCTGATATCAGGTTCACTTGACAGCTTGGATGTTGATGACCTACGACAGAACACTAATTATGCAGGGGGCTATCATGGT GAGCACTATGTCATTGATATGTTTTGGGAAGTCCTCAAAAGCTTTTCTCTGGaaaaccaaaagaaatttttgaa GTTTGTGACTGGTTGTTCCCGAGGACCGTTGCTGGGATTCAAATATCTTGAACCTTTATTTTGCATACAAAG AGCCGCAGGAAGTGCCTCTGAAGAAGCATTGGACCGGTTACCAACGTCTGCGACTTGTATGAACCTTTTAAAGCTTCCACCATACGGAAG
- the LOC105800773 gene encoding E3 ubiquitin-protein ligase UPL6 isoform X2, which translates to MFFSGDPTTRKRVDLGGRSSKERDRQKLLEQTRLERNRRLWLRQQNSAALKIQKYFRGRKVVEVERAKVREQFYKNYGQHCHHVDRHCFGPDSEFLRQLIFFVNAWNMNDFSVLVETCRFIQHFVRESGDVVELFAGTDYLSNHSLVVYRLKRLSFACIQAIHHNRNQLKDQLLMTGEEPSASTAILLQALVLILDPKLPWACKTVGYLLQRNVFSLFREVILTAKENINANGSFGKVSALEHVLACMISHVGQSPCICTNVDPQWSFSFQILTIPFLWKKFPYLKEVFASRSLTQYYTNQMALCVQNHANVLPTDMLNEFPGYACILGNILETTGAALSQPDCSFEMALDLAAVTTFLLEALPPIKSSSREIGEDDMIIGDESVEIVLDDNLQQQITNAIDSRFLVQLTNVLFGGISTAHGSHNEVPDDKEVAAVAAACAFLHVTFNTLPLERIMTVLAYRTELVPVLWNFMKRCHQNQKWSSLPERFSYLLGDAPGWLLPLSVFCPVYKHMLMIVDNEEFYEQEKPLSLKDVRCLIVILRQALWQILWVNPSAHPSSGKFISNTSGHKKHPVEAIQSRVGTVASELLSQLQDWNNRRQFTPPSDFHADGVNDYFISQAVMEGTKAHDILKQAPFLIPFTSRVKIFTSQLASVRHRQEAHGVFTRNRFRIRRDHILEDAYNQMSALSEEDLRGLIRVTFVNEFGVEEAGIDGGGIFKDFMENITRAAFDVQYGLFKETADHLLYPNPGSGMIHEQHLQFFHFLGSLLAKAMFEGILVDIPFATFFLSKLKQKYNYLNDLPSLDPELYRHLIFLKHYKEDISGLELYFVIVNNEYGEQTEEELLPGGKNIRVTNENVITFIHLVSNHRLNFQIRQQSTHFLRGFQQLMRKEWIDMFNEHELQLLISGSLDSLDVDDLRQNTNYAGGYHGEHYVIDMFWEVLKSFSLENQKKFLKFVTGCSRGPLLGFKYLEPLFCIQRAAGSASEEALDRLPTSATCMNLLKLPPYGSKEQLETKLLYAINADAGFDLS; encoded by the exons ATGTTCTTCTCGGGTGATCCGACTACTCGGAAACGGGTTGATTTGGGCGGTCGGAGCTCCAAAGAGAGAGATAGGCAGAAACTTCTTGAGCAAACGCGTTTGGAACGCAACCGCCGTCTTTGGTTGCGCCAGCAAAATTCTGCAGCTCTCAAGATTCAG AAATACTTCAGAGGGAGAAAGGTAGTGGAAGTTGAACGAGCCAAGGTGCGAGAGCAGTTCTACAAAAATTATGGACAGCACTGCCATCATGTAGACAG GCATTGTTTTGGTCCAGACTCAGAGTTTCTCCGCCAGCTAATTTTCTTTGTCAATGCATGGAATATGAATGATTTTTCTGTTCTTGTTGAGACTTGCCGATTCATTCAGCATTTTGTTCGAGAAAGTG GGGATGTCGTGGAACTCTTTGCAGGCACAGACTACTTATCCAATCATTCTTTGGTTGTCTACAGGTTGAAGCGACTCTCATTTGCTTGCATTCAGGCTATACATCACAACAG AAATCAATTGAAAGATCAACTGTTGATGACGGGAGAGGAGCCTAGTGCATCAACAGCCATATTGCTTCAAGCATTGGTTTTGATATTAGACCCTAAACTGCCATGGGCTTGTAAGACAGTTGGTTATCTCTTGCAAAGAAATGTATTCTCTCTGTTTAGAGAAGTTATTTTAACTGCAAAG GAAAACATAAATGCTAATGGTTCTTTTGGGAAAGTATCTGCGTTAGAGCATGTGCTTGCTTGTATGATTTCTCATGTTGGTCAGAGTCCATGTATTTGCACAAATGTGGATCCCCAGTGGAGTTTCTCATTCCAAATTCTTACAATCCCTTTCTTATGGAAAAAATTCCCATACTTAAAAGAG gTTTTTGCTTCTCGGAGCTTGACCCAATACTACACTAATCAGATGGCTTTGTGTGTGCAAAACCATGCTAATGTACTTCCCACTGATATGTTGAATGAGTTTCCTGGTTATGCCTGCATTCTTGGTAATATATTAGAAACAACAGGTGCTGCTTTATCTCAGCCCGACTGCTCATTTGAAATG GCCTTAGACCTTGCAGCAGTTACAACATTCTTATTGGAAGCTCTTCCTCCTATAAAATCTTCAAGCAGAGAAA TTGGGGAGGATGACATGATAATTGGTGATGAATCAGTGGAAATTGTTTTGGATGATAATTTGCAACAGCAGATAACAAATGCTATTGATTCACGTTTTCTTGTGCAATTG ACTAATGTGTTATTTGGAGGGATTTCCACTGCCCATGGTTCACATAATGAAGTCCCAGATGATAAGGAGGTGGCAGCTGTTGCAGCTGCGTGTGCTTTTTTGCATGTTACATTCAATACTTTACCTCTAGAGAGAATCATGACTGTTCTAGCATATAGAACTGAACTTGTTCCAGTGCTTTGGAATTTTATGAAGCGATGTCATCAAAATCAAAAGTGGTCGTCCTTGCCTGAGCGCTTTTCATATCTTCTGGGAGATGCACCTGGTTGGCTGCTACCTCTGTCTGTTTTTTGTCCAGTGTACAA GCACATGCTTATGATAGTTGATAATGAGGAGTTCTATGAGCAGGAGAAGCCTCTGTCTTTGAAGGATGTCAGATGCCTAATTGTCATTCTGAGACAG GCTTTGTGGCAGATCCTATGGGTGAATCCTTCAGCTCACCCCAGTTCTGGGAAATTCATCTCCAACACTTCTGGTCATAAGAAGCACCCTGTTGAAGCTATTCAAAGTAGGGTTGGTACTGTAGCCTCTGAGCTGCTATCCCAG TTGCAAGATTGGAATAACCGGCGGCAGTTCACTCCCCCTAGTGACTTCCATGCTGATGgtgtaaatgactattttatttcTCAG GCTGTAATGGAAGGCACAAAAGCGCATGACATATTGAAGCAAGCACCTTTCTTGATTCCATTCACTAGCAGAGTTAAAATATTCACT TCACAACTAGCCTCAGTCAGGCATAGACAAGAGGCTCATGGTGTTTTTACCAGAAACCGGTTCAGAATACGAAGGGATCATATTCTGGAAGATGCGTATAATCAGATGAGTGCATTATCCGAAGAGGATCTTAGAGGACTG ATTCGTGTAACATTTGTCAATGAATTTGGAGTGGAGGAAGCTGGTATTGATGGCGGTGGAATTTTCAAAGATTTTATGGAGAATATTACTCGAGCTGCATTTGACGTGCAGTATGGGTTATTTAAG GAAACAGCTGATCACCTTTTATACCCAAATCCTGGATCAGGAATGATACATGAACAACACCTCCAATTTTTCCATTTCTTGGGATCACTCCTTGCTAAG GCCATGTTTGAAGGAATTCTTGTAGATATACCATTTGCAACATTCTTCCTGAgcaaattgaaacaaaa GTACAACTATTTAAATGATTTGCCTTCCTTGGACCCTGAGTTATATCGTCACCTTATTTTCTTGAAG CATTATAAAGAGGACATTTCAGGGTTGGAGCTCTACTTTGTAATTGTGAATAATGAATATGGAGAGCAAACAGAAGAAGAGCTGCTTCCAGGAGGCAAAAACATTCGTGTTACTAATGAGAATGTTATCACATTTATTCACCTTGTATCTAACCACCGATTGAATTTTCAG ATACGACAACAAAGTACACATTTCCTTAGGGGATTTCAGCAACTTATGCGGAAAGAGTGGATTGATATGTTTAATGAACATGAGTTGCAG CTTCTGATATCAGGTTCACTTGACAGCTTGGATGTTGATGACCTACGACAGAACACTAATTATGCAGGGGGCTATCATGGT GAGCACTATGTCATTGATATGTTTTGGGAAGTCCTCAAAAGCTTTTCTCTGGaaaaccaaaagaaatttttgaa GTTTGTGACTGGTTGTTCCCGAGGACCGTTGCTGGGATTCAAATATCTTGAACCTTTATTTTGCATACAAAG AGCCGCAGGAAGTGCCTCTGAAGAAGCATTGGACCGGTTACCAACGTCTGCGACTTGTATGAACCTTTTAAAGCTTCCACCATACGGAAG